GTACGTACTTCGATGAAATGTTTACTCGTGCAACCTCGCAACAGGCACCTACAGCGGTGATTCTTTTGATCGCAACAGAGCTCTCAACGGCCACCGATCGTCGCCAATTCAATCGAGGAGACGTCAATTCACCGTGCACATACGCCACAAGAACCACACGCCAATCCATCGCACTGCTCAATCCTGGCATGAACAGGTAGACAGCCATGTTCGGCCTTCTCCCAGACTTGACGCCACGAGACGTAAGCTCATCCGCAATACTCCCCCACCGCTACGTCCCTGTCGTCACAACATCCGGCTGACTCCGTCGCAAACAAATAGTCGCACTCGATCTGGTATACCTCCTCCCGCAACCCCGTAACCCaagccgccctcctcgaagcCCACGACCAGCGCGaaaacatcaacaacaacaacaacaatcaTGGCGGCCCCTcccaacaacagcagcaacaacacagctcgtcctcgcgcCGCGCCGGTCACCTGCTCATAGAACGATCAGCGCTCGCACGGCTTCGGGTCGACGAGCAGCAGATGGACCGTCGCCGGTTGCACGTCCAGAACTTTGGCAGCACGTGGCTGAAGCCCCCTGGCGTGCCCAAGAGCCTACATCAGATTCGGGAGGAGCTGcgcgagcagcaggagcacGCCGAGGCTATGAGGCGGGAGCAGCTCGCGcaggagctcgccgacgccgaggccgcagGGCAAGACGGGCTAGAGGATattgtcgagggcgaggagggagaagagcCGCGGgaccttgacgacgagatcccggacgccgaggaaAGTTTCGGGTTCGATGGCGGAGAGGACAGTATGGCGGATGAGCTGTCGAGTAGTGAGGGCGGTATCCTTGATaacggtggcggcggcggcagcaacagcagcgatgacgacgaggatgatgatgacgatgacgatgacgatgacgatgcgacggccgtcgatgaggatgagggcgAGAGACGCGACGTGCTGGTCGCTGCGAGGATGCGCATGGCTGACGACGCCTTCCGACAGGCCATGGCCCggggcgacgtcgacggcgacgacatgtacggcgcggaagaggagctcgaggcctCGGGCCAGGGCGAcatgctcgacgaggaggacctcctcgcccccggccaaggcgtcggcgccgacgacgacttgggcatggacatggacgccgacctggacgacgagatccCCGAAGCTAGAGATCTAAGCGGGGTGTACGAGCACACAGACTCGGAAGCCGAGTCGAGCATggtcagcagcagcgacgcACGCGGGGcgaccgacgaggaggacgacgacgatgacgaggtaGGGGACATCAGCTTCGCGCCGAGAGCAGCGCCGCTGAGGGCGCCGCTGAGTCCAACGGGGGACCGCGGGCGGGGCCTACGcttcgcggcggcgccaaggaGTAGTCTAGACCTAAGCGGGTTGCTGTCCGCGGATGGGAGCAGCATGATGGACAGTAGTCCGAACGTCAGGGCCCACAGGCGTTGATGACTGGGTGGCATTCAGTCCCGAgggcgagtgagtgagagagagagagagaaatgtTGAGTGGGATGAATCATGATACCCTCCCTTTGTTTCTTTTGTTTTTATTCTATGTTACTGTACAGCATGCACCGCGAATTACGAACCGGCCCATACGAGGACAGCGACGTCTTATACCTTTGAAGCCAAAAAATGACATCATTAAACGGCATGCACATTATtaggaagaagagaaagggaagAGAATGAAGGATTGGGAAATGAGTAGATTCCTAGCCTTCCTCTTCCTGGTACCGTCAGTGAATAAGAAACCAATCCACAACCACAGACACCTCTCTTCTCCCACTTGATGCCAAACTTGCATAGCCCTAACCCTTTCTCTTGATGGGCCAAACCACACCATGCTCCCAGCTCCCCTTTCAATGCGTGCGGGAACGCCCTTCTCGTGATCGTCGTCCCTGTCATTCGTTCTCTCATGATCTCCCGCTTGCGATTGGCATACGGATCCCAGGACGTGGGGTGGGTGAAGCTAGGCTGTACGACTTGACATGGAGACGCCTCGAAACGCCTCACACGCAGAGCTGAGCCCCCCTTCCCGGACCTCCAACCGATACCAAGCCCGCCGCATGCCTTCGCTGGTACTTCTTCGAGATGGATGCTTCACCTCTTCCCGGCAAGTGTTGCAAGTAGAAATCCCGGGCATATCGGTAGCATACCGCCGCCCTACGATATATTCGAACCATGGGCGGCGGTCCCGTGAGCCTAGATACGGTTCTCGTGTATCACCCGTGGCATAGCAAGTTGTTTCTGATACCCCTCTTCTCGGCGTTCCTTTGTCCGAAGACACTGGGTTGGGTTTGAGATTTTCTCTTTGTAAAATTCTTCTTCGCTTCTTCCTCTGTCCCCACCCGTacttttctctccttcttaGAACAGCCACACGTACATGAAGATGAAGCAtacggcggcgaagaagccgagcCAGACCTTCCAGCCAACGCCAGTGCGCTCGGCCATGAGCAGCATGCGGTTCATGGTGCCGCGGATGCGCAGGCGCGTCGAGTCGAAGGTGTCGTTcatcttctcggcgagcGCCGAGGACTCGCGGATCTCGTCCCCGATGGCTACCGTCATCTGCGGAGCGAGGTGTCAGTCGGGGTGCTTTTCAGTTTCCAAGACAAGAGCTCGTCTGGGATGGAAAACTATCCCCCCAGGGTgggtggggggtgggggggagaCGTACGCTCTTCAAGATCTTGACCTTGCCCATGATGCCCTCGACCTGCGCGTCATTCTGACTCTCGAGCTCGTTCAGCACGGCGTCGCTATACTGGCCCCTACATATCGACACCCGTCAGCATGTTGTCGCCGTGAACCAaatccctctctctctctctctctctctctctctctctctctccctcatcGCCGCTACAGCTGCCACGCAACCTCTACTCCCGGGCATAAGGTGTCCGTACCGTTTATTCGGCGTCGCAGGCCGGAACCCCCGGCCcccatcgacgccgagatGGCTCCCGCCCACAGAtggcgcgggcgacgagctGCCTCCCGCGTATCCGTAGCCGTATCCGCCACCAAGCCCCGAGGGTGAGGCGCTGACGGGTCGCCGGCCGTTGTCGCCGGTGTAGCCCTCGAAAAGGGCGCTGCGGGAGTCGCGCTGATGTAGAGAGGAGGCGCCGAATCTGTGCATGGCGGGGGATCAAGGTCAGCTTCGTGCGTCTGTTTCAATGTGCGATCATTCGCGCAAAAGGGGAAAGTCGTCACTGGGCGTTCGGGGGCGGGGAAGGTGGAAGGTCGTGGGCGAGGTCACGATATGGAGACGTCATTGTCGCCTTCAGAGTCTCCCCCATGCGCCGACTCGGATTCCGCGGCTAACATAACCGTCCTGAGTCATCCGCGATCGTGTCGCCCGTTGCCAACGTAAGACTGCAGCTCCTGAGGCATGGGGAACAGGCGTCGCATGCCCGCGTCAGAGTCCATGCACCACTACGCACCTTGAAGACATGGTGTCCGGATCGTCGCGTCGTgcgcgcagcagcagcttcagCAACGAAGCTCCCTGAAAACGTCGCCAGAAATGGCGTGCAAACTGTGTGACTGTTTCCTTCGGCCTCGAATGATGAAGCCCGGCGTCCGTGGTGTCTCGGGGCGGACGGAACGGCTACCAGGAGCCTGAAAAGGGGGTCGCTGGTTGTCGAGCGTTCGAACGGTAACTTTTTCTTTCGCGTCTTCTCTTCACCCCCTGGTTGGTTTGGCTTGTCATTCAAGGTCAGCTGTGCTGCTGCAGACCAGGGTGGGTTCGCCGAGAGATGCCAGTGGCTAAGACTCTAAGCTAAGGTCAACTGTAAATGTCGAATCTCGGCTGGGCGATCTTTGGGTTGCCTTTTTAGCGGCCGGTCTCctttgcctttttttttttacgTTGTGCTTGGTCCGTTCAGCCCCTGTCTCTTGTATGAGGGAACGGGATCGGCGGTGGGTAGCGGAAAACAAGCCGGGCTGTAATTCATGCgtgggaaaggggaggaCTGAGTGTCGTCGACAAGAGACTCTCTTGTAAGACGAGTCGTTGGGAAGTGAAGCGCGGAGCGTGGAGTGAAGGACGTTATCGCGTAAAGTGCATGTTTACTTTCCTATGTAGGGAGAGCCGGGAAAGGTCCAATTTACAGGAGACGAACAAAGCGTGTCGGAGCGTCCCCATGCTGGTCCCTCGCCACGGCCATCTCCTTGAACATCTAGTGGCATATATGTGTACCTACGTGTATTAACTTAGGTAACGTGTCGTCTCACCATCCAATCGAAAACGGTGACGAACTTAAAAAGTCGGTTTGCGATAGAGACACATTGTCGGATGGGGATGTAAGCGCGGATGCATGTCACTGGGTCcggcgctggccgagaacgGAGCTGGCAGTCTTCTATAGACAGCACTGTCTCGGTTTCACCTTGGCTTAGGTACCTGGGGTATGTATCTTACCGGCCGAGACCCTGCGCGAGAGACGCGGTTCCTGTTCGTCTTATTTGCGTGCTGCAAAGTTGCAGCACGCACATCCCCGAGGGAGAGAGTACATAGACAGCATTGCCAAGGCAGAGCTTGTTCGCTTACACCTAACATAGTTCTTAATTTTCTTCGACAATTAGCGCTCCCACTGATAATGACCAGGTTCATAGCTCTCCGGGCCGTCGAGCTGACGTGAATCGAGAAAGCCCctgtttctttttcctcccACACAAGCACACAGGCACTTCAGGTAGGACTGCAGCGCCACTTCTCTACATCCGCGATGCCCCACGCCGCGATATCAACAAACCACAGCAAATACACAATCACCGGGGCTGATTCAGTATCGCATAATCTTCATTTCCATGACACTCGTAGGCTAGTGGCATCACGGACTGAGAGGCTCGGTAGAGTGAATAGGCCTCCCAATCAATCAAAGACCAGGCGGGCCCAGACGGTAGAGCACCAACTCGTCTCAATGCCGATCAAAAGCAAGAATTCCACCGGCTCAAACCACATGTCCAACCACCACCAAGTccttgtcgatgatgcggGGCATGCAAGATGATATCAAAGCCCTGGGTTTCAAAAACTTTTATATAAACCCCGTTTTCCATTTTTGCTTTTGCATGCGCTCGTGAGTGCGTATTTGTCGTTTCCACCATAACCGTCATGATGATAAGCCGTTTTCCTATGCGTGGAAGTGAAGCACGGctggaaggagaagagatgACGAGCAGAGTAACGAGAAATGCTCGCAGATCTAGTCCTCGTCCATCCGGGAGTCGTCGGGTGCCTGgaagtcgtcgtcttcgtcatcctcgtcgtcctcggcggggttctcctcggcggcctttGCAAAGTCGATGACACGGCCGCGGGTGCGACGACCGCCCTCGACAATGTTGTTCAGGTCAATCTCCTCCatgccgtcctcctcctcgactgAAGTTCCCGTACGTCAGTCACATGATTGCAGTACAGTTCACGTCAACAGGTTTGTCTTACCAGCCTCGGCAACCTGTCGTGATTGTGTTAGCTTCGGCATAGAGTGACATATAAGGGGAACGGATGTATCAAGGTACCTCAGtgttctcctcctcatcgctggactcctcgtcttcctccatGGCGTCGCTCTTCTCGACgggctcctcggcggcgacagccTTACCCTTGCCCTTGGTCTCCTCAGGGACGGCAGCCGCGATgttctcgttctcggcggccaTTGTGTCGAAATTTGTCGGGTATGATTTGGGTCGTGTGGACGAGTTTACGCGAAAACTGATCGAGGCAACACGCTATTGCAAAGGCGGTTGGTTGTATTGCTGGTGGGTGTAGGTGGGAGAAGAAGGTGGGTGTGTGAACAAAGGTTGAGAATGGAAAGTGGAGGTTCAGGCCGCGCAGGCAAGCGATGGATTTATCAGTCCCGATCGTACCTTCCCCGGTCCAGGCAGGTCCTAGCTTTTTAAGACTGCGCAGGCCATTCGTGCGTGGTGTGCTGTGCATGCCACTGCGCGTGGGTGTCTTCTAGGAAACGCCGCTAGTCTCGTAATGAACTAGCGCTTGAAACCCGTAGTGCACGTACCATTTCTGTCCTTTCCTGTGCCGCAGACCCCCCCCGAGCAGCTCCAACATTGTGGGAGCTTCGTCGTTGAGTGATATCGAGGTGAGTCTAAGCATGAACCGCCCCGCTGCTCGGAGAAGGAACCGGCCTAGGTGCTTCTGCCACCTTGAAGTGGGAAAAGGCCACATTGAAATGGTGAAAATCCGCCGCAAAAAGTGATTTCCTCTCCTAGGTATGATAAAAAGCAGACATTGTTCCCCAGCTCAGACTCTCCGCCAAACAGCGACTGTGTGATAGTGCCGGACTGCCGAACTACGTCGGGCATGGAAACAACGCAAGGGGGCTCGCCGGGTACGATACTATGATATAGGATTTTGCATGTGAAGTCGGATCAAGTCGCTGTCTTCGAAAAGTCACCAGTTCCGCCAAATGAGGCACAATCGAATTTGTCTGTCGGGGTTTCAATTCTTTACGAGAGAGACCCGCCCCTCCTAATGTACGAGTGAAGAACGCAAAGCATCGATTGTTGGGTATCCTTCGTAGCCATCTTCTACTTTCCGTCTCCTCCACCCGTGACGGTCATTAACACGATGATCGCAATCACCCACCAGTACCTGCGCAGACGTTAGCAACTCCTCGCCCACCCCGGTTCTCGGGCACCTCCAAGATAAGGGCAACGTACTTGAGCCAAAACGGCTTCTCCTCTTGCACGACCTTCCTGCCCTCGGGGCTCAGAACAACCGGCTTATTCAACTCAGGCGTCTTTCCCTGCACGCTGACCCGCATAACAGCCTGGGGGCCGAAATCCCTCGTCGCGCCTGCATCGATCCTCACGCCTTTGAGCCCGGCGCCCACGACCTCCTCGGAAACGCCGTCCACGCTGAGAATGATGTTGGGCGCGTACCCCTTGTCAAAGTTCTCCGTCGAGGCCACGGACACTGACGAGGTCCACTCCGATGTCGACGGGTCGAAGATGCCGATGCGGACGAGCTTCGGGACCGGGCCTTCattggcgccggcggagaGGTCGGGGGCTTCGTAGGAGGTGACGCTCGCGTCGGCGGGATGCTTGGCATCGTactcgatctcggcgaggagggcgggtgTCTGCGGCGTAGGCGAGACGGGCTCAATGTAGACCTTTGCAAGGCGGGTTTCCGCAGCGGCGAGGGTCGCGGCGAAGAACGCCGAGAGGAGGGTTGTCGCGCGCATGGTTACGAGATGTTTCTCGTTAACGCGTGGCCTGATTATGTGGATGCGCTCCGGAGCCAGCGCCTTGGTATTTGAGGGGTGTAGGCGTATGTTTGCGTAAGAGATGCTGAAGAGAATAATGATGGAATGCGGAGGGGAGGATCGACGGGGACGGGCCCTGTGCTGTTGGTCGGGATTTGCTCGGCTGATTGTCCAGTTGATTGCCCAGTGTGCCACGCCTCAGAAAACGAGCTGGTTTTGAAATGTCGCTACCTACAGCAGAGAGAAGAACCATTTTATCTAAAGCACGACTAACCCACCGATCCAAGTGGAATCAATTCCCATGCTTTATTGGGGATTCAAAAAAGTGTGGTATTTCATTACCGCTATCACTCATAAACATTTAAAACATCCCATCCGACCAAACGCCGCTTTGCCATGCCTCTAGAGGCAGCAGTGATGCCCACCCATTTTAAAACAGAAATGACCAGTGAAATACGCCTTCTTCGTGAAGACCTGGTTACGCAGCCTGCGACGGCCCTACTGCGTCTTCGCCATGTGCAGACTTGGCCGGGCTGTCCTCCTCCGGCGAGTCTCCACTGTCGTCACCGACGCCATCTGAAATTTCCGTCGacccgtcgtcatcaacagcatcaaaatcttcgtcctcgtccactgcctcctcctcttgtAGCGCGTAGCCAGGGCAgcgctcgacgaggccgcgaTAATATGCCACAAGGACCTCAGGGTTTGGTACGATTTTCCAGTCTACTCTGTAAAGAAACTCAAGCTCCAGCAACTTGAGCTCGGCGACCCTCACTCCTCCTACCCGCGCGTACGTCGTGTTGTTCCAAAACAGGTCTGACAGGCCTTTGGCCGCAACCGTGGCAGCCGTTATTAAGAAACGATGAACGGTAAGTGTGTTAATTGTGAATTCCGGATATAATGCACATAGACGGTCGATGTAGTAAACCATAGATAGCAGTAGAGGCGGCGTCAGCGTCGCATGCTTGGCTAATCTGTTGAGGTATTCAAGGACCGAGATGCTTGGTGCGGTTCTGGTCGAAAAGGCTGGTGAGCGCTGCAtcaagaaagggggggggaaggtAAAAAAGGGAAGAACTTTTACTCACCTCGAATGAAACCGAGTCAGGCTCCCGGAGCGAAGGGCGAGAGCGTCGTTGGTCTCAATCAGCTCAGAGAGCATGTGCGATATCAGAACAACcatgtcctcgacgccgcaaAACTCATAGCGCTGCGGCAGGATTTTCGGCGGGCCAGCCGTGGGCTTCGGGCGCTTGGcggcgctcgacgacgactcgcCTGCGACGGACGCGCTCGCAGCCTGCGCGGCAGCCGGGTCTTGGGAGTTTCGCCGCTTGCCAGGTGATGCAATGATAGCCGAGGCATCGCGGATGACGGGGGCCACGACGGCCTGGGGTTGCGGGTGCGGTTGTGATtgcgttgccggcggcgagtgCGGTGCGGACGGGTCTATCGGCTGGGGACGCGGCGTTTGTGGGGGTTCGACAGGCGTCGCGGGCACCGAGGTGCGCGGAGCGTTGGCGACATCAACGGGGGCATCTTGTGCCTGCTGTTGGGTCGAGGACTCCATGGGGGAATATTGAgtgccggcgtcgacagcTACATATTGTCGCGGGCGTGGTTGGGAGGAGGGTGAGGTCATTGTGGCGGATGGGGAGGACTTGGATGCAGAGTGCCGCCGCGGCAGAGGGGCCGAAAGCCGGGCAGGAGACGAGTGCGGGGATGATCGCGTAGGGGCATAGTGGAAGCTGTTGGGCGAGGCATTGGCGGAGCTGGCGATGATGGGAGATGTTGTCAACATGGTCCCGGGCGCATCGTGTGTTTGCGGAGGGTAGAACGAGCGGATCGGACGAGTTGTGTCCTCCAGGGAAAGCTGGCGGTCTAACAGACAGGATAAGGTGCGTGGGTGGTAATGTGCAGTGTACGCGGTGTAGTGTAGTGTACCTGTaaggcggcggtgctggctGGCCGAGGGTTCAGCGGATGGTAGGTTCAGATTTGCAGATTGTCCGAAGAGCTTGAAATCGAATAAGCAAACCAGGCGCACGCACAAGGTCGGAAATAcgggaagggaggaggggccttttttttatttagTTTTTGCCGACGTACTGAATGTGGTGGACGTGGGATGGTCTGGAGAGTGACTAGAATGACCAGAGTGACGCTGCTAGGCCCCGATATTGGCAAGTCACCCCTTTCCCTCGGTAGGGCAGAGAGAGATACCGGTACTGACAGAAGTCCAGACGGCAGGTCTGCAGCAGTACCAGAGCGGACTTGCTAAGCAAAACAGCACGAGGCTGTCAGAAAAAAACATAAAAGGGCAAAAAGAAAAGTGGACAGAGCGAGTACTCGCAATGAGTTTGCGGGCGTCTATGGTGGTGACCTTGGGGAGGCAGTGTGAGAGTGTGCGGCAATGGGAATCAGAAAGAATGGGAGCAATCCGTCGCCGCACGTTCTCGCCTCGGGTAAGGACGTCAGCCAAATGCCAATGGGATGGAACGTGGAGGGGCGCGAATCTGATTTTCTTGCGGTCTCGGCACCGAGCCAAGCATCACGCTTGCGCCTGCCAGCCAGTCGCCTGCTGTGGGTTAGTGGGGAAGGTATTTCACTGACACCGTGGTCGCTCCAGTTCTTACGGCACACTGTGACGTTGGGGCATGGTATCCGTACAACAGCAAAAAATGCGTGCTGTCCAGATGTCGTTATCAGAGGTAGCACTgaccctctttttcttttcctttctttcttcatTTTCCTTGGGGGCAGGGGGCCTGATTGCACCATACCAGGTACCCCTCCCAATCCTAACATCCAAAAATCTAGAAGGGGTGGGCCGCTGTTCTCGATTGGGACACCGAAGGTAATGCCGCTAACGTTGCGCGGAGCCTGGCACTGCTACCCTTCAACAGCTGCTAGAGTAGGTGCTGACAAGGTCTTGGCTGTTTGCGACGCCTGTTTGGGGCCGGAGGTGCCGCTGTTCAGGGCGGCTCATGTTTTTGCTTCCTGGTCATATCCTATGTATGGATTTTGCGCCGTACGAGTTCAAGGCGAATTAATGACGCTCCTCGGAGCGCGGAGAGTGAGGCTTGGCGCCGTGCATCTGGAGGATCCCGTGGAGGGATCCAGCCTGCTCCATCAGAAAGTCGAGAACCCTTCTGCTGAGTCTGGTTATCCGCCGGCCTGCTTAGCGGCTGTGTACGGAAGGTAGATTTAACGTATCATCGTATAGGGGGTTCTCGTCGATACACGTGCCGTCTGTCAGCTGCTGAGATAATTTCCGTCTTCTGCTTATCATGtaccccctccctcgctGTTGGTTCCCAGCATGGTGGACCAGTGGTTAGCTTTCACCCATCTCACGCCAGAGACCCCTCGACGCTTCGCAATCGTAACACTGTGACACTGATAGACCCATGCTCGCGGCGTATCTAACTATGTTGACGGAGACGAGACACGTAGCCAACGCGTTCGTTCCCCTCTTGGAATCGCACAAGAACACTAGAATACAGCCTATGTGCTGACGGCCATTACCGAGCTAGAGTGGTTTCGACTCATTTGAGCGTTGCTTCTGTTGCCCTTTTCCTTAATCCTGCATCGGCACCGCACCGGcactgtgtgtgtgtacctACTGCTCTTTGCTTGGAGTCGAGCCTTGGAGTTGTCGAGCATAAATGTGGCGATGTCCAACTACCGGCGTCGTCTACCATATGTGAGACTGGGAACAGCGACGAATGCATCGAATTTTGGTTTCCCGGTTAGCTCAATTGGTCAGAGCGTCGGACTTTTAGACCCGGAGCTCAGTTTGGGCTTGGGCTATAGCTATCCGAAGGCTGCGAGTTCGACCCTCGCATCGGGAGAGATGATTTTGCTAGTTCCGCTACATTTTTGCCATATTGTTTGCAGTGACCCCATCATAGGAGGCGGCTCCACTGTCGCTTGGGAGTGTGACTGCCCGGTGCATGGGTTGAACATTTGAAGTTATCCACACTTAAGACACCCTGAGGTTGAGGTCTCCCGGTCATTCAAGTGGGTTGTTCCTCTTCGCTACCCTCAAAGACTTGGTGAAGAATTGTCTCTGGCATTTTTGTCTTACCCGATATGTCAACAGTTTGGTGTGATCGGTCGAGGTACGCACGACTTCAGGAGTAGTAAAGAAAGAATGAGGCTGGTATCGCGGCTGGACTGCCGTTGATGAGTCCGTCCCTCTAGATGTTGCCCATCGCCTTTCTCGTGGGCATGCTGGGCACGACAGGTTCGATGATCGGCGAGTATTACATTTCGATCTCTTCCGGTGGTTCCGATGTCTCCACTGCACTACTGGTACTGATTTCATTGTATCGATAGACATGGCAGTCGTTTCTGAGTTGCTGTGTATCCAGGGAGTTGACAGTGTGGACTGAAGCTGAACAGCACCACCACGTTGGCTAGGTATCATGGGGAAACTTCCGTTTCGGGGAGTGCACCTTGTGTAAGCCACAACATGTGGGGCGTCGACGTGGCGGGAAGAGACAACATGGCTGAAGCAACCACACGGAGAAGCAAGGGGGCAGCAGCACTCTCCATTCCCAAGTGATTGATTGCTCCCCGCAGCGCAGTGAACTATGACGCAGAAGGAAAGCTCTCGCAAGACAGTGGAGTTCCGGCACGATTCGAGGTGTTTTTCCATACTAATGGTAGATAAGGTGGTCGTCGAAGGTGTCTCACATTCAGACGAACCGACCTTGTCTTCAGATttgaagaaaaaagaagaagaaagtaGTGTTCTTTTATTTCGCCGGCACTGGCACTGGCACTGACAGGCCACCAAGTACGTGCTGCCCCAAGCTTCAGCTAGCATGTGAGAATCCTGAAACCGGCTGGTTGCGATATGGGAAATGCACGTGCCTCACCCCGGGTTTCCAGAGTCGATGGTCGTCGCCCAGTCGCCCAGACCCAGACCAGTGGCCAGCGATGTGATCAACCGCGATCCATCCCGTGGACGGCAACCCGGCTTGATCTGTTCCTGGAGAAACGACCCTCAATCCACACCCTCAACATCCTTGGATATCACTCACGAGCCGCCATTGTCAGGTATTCATTTCTACACGTACTACCTTGGGAGCGCCTGGTCACGCACTTCTGCGAAGCAGCACAGGCCGCGTTTTCCTTCCTGTTGACCGGCTGCATGGACCTTGGCCTCTGACGCAAGATCCGTCGCCGCAGCCACGCCACTTCATCCTTGCAACTAAGTACGTGACGCCTTGGCCGCGGACGGCAGCAGACGATCGCGTTTTCACCTATACACCTCACATCGATTCACCCATCCGATACTCAGCGATGGCTCGCCTGTCGAACCCCCCGATCCTTTCGCAACTGTTGAGTGCAAGGGGTTTTGCCGAGCAGACGAGTGCGCTGCGGGCCCTCAAGAACGATGTCGTCGGGCATGCgcagaagaaggagatgTGGGCTGGCTTGGGTGCCCTAGACCCCGTCGTTGAGATTCTCAATGCCGCCCGGTCGCCAGTCAAGGTCAACGGCAAGGACACTCGGCCCAGCGCCAGTTCTAGGTGGTTGAGCGAGGAGGAGACTCTGAGGCTCCAGGCACTCCAGCTTCTAGCGAGCTTTGCCAACGGTATGTCTCCAtcttgctgccgccgcctccagaCCCCGTGCTGACCACTTACTCTTCAAGGTGGCACCGCCTTCGTCGAACCCCTCCTCGTTGCCGGTGCCCTGCCAGCTGTGTTGCACAACATTTGCCCGATTTCGAATGCCCCCTTGCTCGTTACAGCCGCACTCCGCGTCGTGCTTAATatcatcgaggccgccgccttgTCACAACCGACCTCGCCAGTCGATACGCAGGCTTtggccgacgccgtctttGCTTCCGAACACATCGAGTCCTTCAACAGCATACTATGCAGCACACCCACCGTGCCCGAGCATCAAACACAAATCACGTTGGTAGCCAGCATAATCAGCCAGCTATGTCGGGACGAGAGGCATCAACTCGCCATGGCAAGCCAAGGCGTCCTCGATTCGCTCGCAACGCGGCTGGCgagcatcgccgtcgccgaaggGCACGTGGTTCCTTATGCCGAAGTACTTGGCCGCGTGGACCGCATGTCGGACTTCATCCCGGAACCGGCACCGTCGAGCTCTATCTTGGCCCCGGTTCTGGAGGCACTGGCTACCATCATCTCAGACTCTCGGTTCAGGGCTTGCATGCTGCTGTGTTCTCCTGCAATCATGGCCATTTTCCCCGCCATGAAGTTCACACCCTCAAAGGAGGTCAGAGCTCCCTGGAATTCTCTCGAGGTCAGTGGTCTAGGTTTTGCGCGGCAGCAAAGTCTCAGCGCCATAGACTATCTACTTCCTGCCGTTCCCATCCAACAGGGTCGGGTGTCTGGTTCGCAACAATCACACTTCCCCGCTTTGGGCTCCTCTGAGGCACGTGAGCGGGC
This genomic interval from Colletotrichum higginsianum IMI 349063 chromosome 9, whole genome shotgun sequence contains the following:
- a CDS encoding SNARE domain-containing protein; this translates as MHRFGASSLHQRDSRSALFEGYTGDNGRRPVSASPSGLGGGYGYGYAGGSSSPAPSVGGSHLGVDGGRGFRPATPNKRGQYSDAVLNELESQNDAQVEGIMGKVKILKSMTVAIGDEIRESSALAEKMNDTFDSTRLRIRGTMNRMLLMAERTGVGWKVWLGFFAAVCFIFMYVWLF
- a CDS encoding Histone chaperone domain CHZ gives rise to the protein MAAENENIAAAVPEETKGKGKAVAAEEPVEKSDAMEEDEESSDEEENTEVAEAVEEEDGMEEIDLNNIVEGGRRTRGRVIDFAKAAEENPAEDDEDDEDDDFQAPDDSRMDED
- a CDS encoding Cyclin-dependent protein kinase regulator pho80, translated to MRATTLLSAFFAATLAAAETRLAKVYIEPVSPTPQTPALLAEIEYDAKHPADASVTSYEAPDLSAGANEGPVPKLVRIGIFDPSTSEWTSSVSVASTENFDKGYAPNIILSVDGVSEEVVGAGLKGVRIDAGATRDFGPQAVMRVSVQGKTPELNKPVVLSPEGRKVVQEEKPFWLKYVALILEVPENRGGRGVANVCAGTGG
- a CDS encoding Cyclin — its product is MLTTSPIIASSANASPNSFHYAPTRSSPHSSPARLSAPLPRRHSASKSSPSATMTSPSSQPRPRQYVAVDAGTQYSPMESSTQQQAQDAPVDVANAPRTSVPATPVEPPQTPRPQPIDPSAPHSPPATQSQPHPQPQAVVAPVIRDASAIIASPGKRRNSQDPAAAQAASASVAGESSSSAAKRPKPTAGPPKILPQRYEFCGVEDMVVLISHMLSELIETNDALALRSGSLTRFHSRTAPSISVLEYLNRLAKHATLTPPLLLSMVYYIDRLCALYPEFTINTLTVHRFLITAATVAAKGLSDLFWNNTTYARVGGVRVAELKLLELEFLYRVDWKIVPNPEVLVAYYRGLVERCPGYALQEEEAVDEDEDFDAVDDDGSTEISDGVGDDSGDSPEEDSPAKSAHGEDAVGPSQAA